In Nostoc sp. GT001, a genomic segment contains:
- a CDS encoding P pilus assembly protein, chaperone PapD: protein MLNNNWRSLAAVSAGLFALILFPGAAKAQMSVSPLVIEAKAERGQAQGMITISNTSKTPSRIRIYAQPFTYSRDTGFQTLSSSPNDLTKYLQFSPRELTVKPGEVRRVRLISRLAPNLPDGEYRAVVFNETLSESKDAAGNNVTLVARIGVTFYVRKGNLSPQLAIDSASFNPEQKQIQILVRNQGQATVLPSLNWTLRQGQTVIKTGQVDTNAVVANSDRNFLLNYPNKDQPALKPGQYQLSGELFWGEDSKKTKLPFNLNITIPTQTAASNKK, encoded by the coding sequence ATGCTCAATAATAATTGGCGCTCTCTAGCTGCTGTTAGTGCTGGCTTATTCGCCCTAATATTGTTTCCTGGTGCTGCTAAAGCACAAATGAGCGTTTCTCCTCTGGTGATTGAAGCCAAGGCGGAACGCGGACAAGCCCAAGGAATGATTACAATTTCCAATACCAGTAAGACTCCTTCTCGGATTCGGATCTATGCTCAACCTTTCACATATAGCCGCGATACAGGGTTTCAAACCTTATCCTCTAGTCCCAATGACCTGACAAAATATCTGCAATTCTCACCGCGTGAGTTGACTGTCAAACCAGGAGAAGTTCGGCGGGTGCGCCTCATTAGCCGCTTGGCTCCTAATTTACCTGATGGGGAATATCGTGCGGTAGTGTTTAATGAAACTCTCAGTGAATCCAAAGATGCTGCTGGTAATAACGTTACTTTGGTGGCACGAATTGGCGTGACATTCTACGTCAGAAAAGGCAATCTTTCTCCACAATTAGCGATTGATAGTGCCAGCTTTAACCCAGAGCAAAAACAAATTCAAATTTTAGTTCGCAATCAAGGTCAAGCAACTGTTCTCCCTAGTTTAAATTGGACTTTGCGCCAAGGGCAAACTGTTATCAAAACTGGGCAGGTAGATACTAATGCTGTGGTGGCAAATAGCGATCGCAATTTCTTATTAAATTACCCCAATAAAGACCAACCAGCCCTCAAACCCGGTCAATATCAGCTAAGTGGTGAGTTGTTTTGGGGTGAAGACAGTAAAAAAACTAAGTTGCCCTTCAATTTAAATATTACTATTCCTACACAAACAGCGGCATCAAATAAAAAATAG